The sequence below is a genomic window from Acetivibrio clariflavus DSM 19732.
TTTCTTTCCTTTTCAGTGCCTGTATAATACAGGCTAATTTCCTTGATTTTTTGACTGTCATATGCTGTAAGGCCAAGGAAAATTGCAACACCTGCAATGGATACTACCCATTCAACAGCAGAACTATTAAAGAAATAATTAACTACAGAAACAAGAATAAGCCCAATTAATCCCATTAACAAGAAAGAACCTAAGGAAGTTAAATCGGTTTTGGTAACAAGACCGTATATACACATAAAGCCGAAGAAAGCTGCTGTCATAAAGAACGCTAAATATATCGAACTTAATGTATAAACCAAGAACAAAACCGATAACGTAATTCCATTAAGTACCGAATACATTATAAATGCTGCCGCTGCTACGCCATAATCCATTTCCAAAGCCCTTCTGGAGATAAACCAAACAAAAACCAGCTCAAGAATCAGAAAGGCAAAGAAAGTAAATCTGCCGGAAAATATCAATCTCAGCACAGCTTCACTGGTAGCGGTATACATTGCAGTAAATCCGGTAATAAGCAATCCTATAAACATCCAACCGAATACTCTTGTCATTTGGGCTGAAAGGGCAACTTTTCTCTCTATTGCGTTGTCATCATAGTTAAAATTATTAAAATTCTCCATATAATTTCCCCTCCTTATTATAAACTTTATTACAATTATACCATACTTATTTATTCAAATACATATTTTTATCTAAACTTTTCTCCTTCTGCTAAATTTTGTTTTTCAATCATAACCTCTATTTAATCATTTTACCACCTGTTTATCCGATAAACTAAACGGCTACCGGCACAAAATCTTTTTACGCCTATAGCCGTCTTTTGTTCATCATTCCATAAACTATAATTGCAGCCATTCATTAAAAGCGACTTCAAAAATTTCCTCATAATAGTCTTCTGCTAACCCTTTGCCTTAAGAAAATCCCCAAACGCCTTATCTGCATTACCTATATGCTTAATGAGCCAGTCTACTATAACTTTATTTACCGTAAATACAAAATTTAGGCTAATGCCTTCCTGCTCAAATCTGGTTTTCAAACTTTCATAATCCTTGACGAATTTATCATGAGCTGCTTTGTGCCCGGCATATTCCGGATATCCGCTTTCCCTCTGCAGTTTTTCTTCATCAGCAAAGTGTGTAACTACATAATCTCCAAGAAAATTAATAGTATTAATAACTTCTTCCTTGCCCTTGTTTGAGTTACATGCCTCCAAAAGGTCGTTAATTTTATCAAAAAGAGCTTTATGCTGCATATCTATTTGCTTGACGCCTATTTCATAGCTGGTTCTCCATTCGATAGCCATAAATTATCCCCCTCATCTTTTGTTTTAAACTGCTTTATAAATTTTATGCCGGTCAAGTTAGTATAATATTTCATAGCAAATTAAAAAACTCATTAAATAAATTCCCTTTTTTGCAATTTAAACAGATATCTATTACGTTTCAGTTCAATTACCCGGCTCATTCATCTATGGCCAATACTTTTCCAGTCTTTGGATTTATATATACAATCCAATATCCGAAAGCACCATATGTAGGAGTATTTCCTTCGACTTGTGCCCATCGGCAGGCATTTCCAAAAGGTTTTTCATCCACCCAATAAATTCCCGGAACTCCACATACGATGTAATCCCTCTGGTGTATATCGTCCCGGTATATCCCAACAATTAAGTGATTATATTTGTTGTGAGCCATAAGCACCAAAGGATTAAACAGAAAAGGAATCTGTATTCCAAAATTGTAGAGTATATTATTCAGATGAACTGGACTTGCTACCTTCCACCAAATATAGTCTGTCCTTTTAGCTAAAAACGGCGAATATCTTTCAAAAATTGAATCAAATTGTCTGTGCAGTTCTTCCGAACTAAACTCCTTTATTTGAGGCTTATCTTCCTTTTTATTATTGAGAAAGATACAGTTCATACAGCTAGTATTCAATTTGGTATTGTCATTGACATCATTACTAATCTCATCGGTATATATGTCAAATAGCTTGCTGCCATTATAGGAAGAATAACTTTTACCCGGTGGTTGATTTTTTTTCTCCTTTATCTTTTTTTCCTGGGTAACATTTTCCTCTATGATATTTTCTTCCGTTATATTTTCTTCTAAAGAATTTTCCTGTGATGTTTTTTCTTCGGCATTTTTTTCTTCAACAGCTTCTTTATTGACTGATTCCTTTTCAGCCTGATTTTCCTCAGGTTTCGATTCTTTATTTATTTTATCTTTTTCCAATGGTTCAATATAGTCCTCTATATCCAGCTTATGTTCATTGTCTGTTTCTATTTTAAGCAAATCATCCGGCTTCTGCCCGTAATTGGGTTCTTTTTCCCCAGAAGCAGTCTCTTTGCTGTCAACTTTAATTTGCTTATTTTCAACAACTTCCTGTTTTTTATTTATAGCTTCAAAACTCTCATTGCTAATTTTGTTAGGTATATCGTCATTTCCTTGGTTTTTGTTTAGCAGCTTCATACTGAATTTTTCTTGCTGCAAAACTTCATTTAATTGCTGTCTCCATTCAACCTTGCCATTCTTATATGCCGATAAAGGACAAATTATGTAATCGTTTTCCTTGTCCGCATAATTGGCCAATACTGCAATAACATTGAATTTATCAAACGAAAGGTTTGTTTTGCCAATATTATACGGGTCAAAATCCCACACCAGGTCGCCCCTATTTCTTTTCAGCTCAATATTTCCCACCCGTACCGGTACAACTTTATACCCATCGGATTTTATAAGAAAAAGTTGATATTGAATTTTTCCATTATCTTCAGAAAGATTATTTACCTGGCAATAGAGCTTTCCCTTTCCTTCTTTTATTTCAACCTTTACATGCCCGGAAGGCTTTTGATCAGTTCCGAAACCACCGTCTTCCTCATCAAATATAAAAAAACTCCGCTGATATTTAAATTTGCTGTCCATTTTTCAACCCCTCCTTTACAAAGTTCATAATTTATCGGATTAAAGCCCTTTTTCCAGTAACAAGTTTATTGCACTCATATCTATATATATGATTCAATAAAAAAAAATAAACCGCTTATAAATATTTACATATAAACGGTTTAATCAAAAAACTTTTTTAGGTCTAAAATTTTTATATTTTCAAAATATATTCAAATTATATATCTTTTTCGAAAAACTCATTGGACAATATAGCAAACTGCTCTATTGAAAGGGTCTCTCCCCTTACATTTTCATCGATATTAACAGCATTCAAAATTTCACGTACCTCTTCCTTTGTTTTATTTAATGCTGTATAATTGCTTAAAGCATTTAGCAAAGTTTTCCTTCTTTGTCCAAATGCTGCCTTTACAACTTTAAAAAACATGTCCTTATCCTTTAAAATTACTGGCGGAATCACATTCCTTTTCAGCTTAACGACGGTAGAATCGACTTCCGGCTGAGGTATAAAGCAATGGGGAGGAACATCGAAAACCTTCTCCGGCTGAGCATAATACTGAACTGCAACTGACAAAGCACCGTAGTCCTTTCCTCCAGGCTTAGCAACCATCCTTTGTGCCACCTCTTTTTGCACCATAAAAACCATCAGTTCTATGTCATTATCTTCCTCTTCCAAAAGCTTCATAATAATTGGGGTAGTTATATAATAGGGTAAATTGGCCACAACTTTCAATTTCATATTCTGTTTGCTATACGTTATATCCTTAACGCTAACTTTCATAATATCTCGATTTATTATCTCAACATTCGAAAACTCTCTGAGATTCTCTTCTAAAGCCGGTATAAGATTCTTATCAATTTCAACTGCTGCAACTCTGCCTGCTCTAGAAGCAAGTTCTACCGTCATGCTTCCTATACCCGGTCCTATTTCAATTACCATATCATCTTTCGTGATTTCGGCAGTATCCACAATACGTGAAACTATATTGTAATCGGTAAGAAAATTTTGTCCCAATGATTTTGTTAATTTAATTCCATATTTTCTAATAAGTTCTTTTGTATTCAATCCCATCTTTACAACCCCAAACCCAAATTTATAAGTTTCAACATTTTAGCTTCTTTTAATAAAGCATAACTATATATAGTTTATTTTCTCCTAAATAAGTTTAATAAAAACAAGCCGGGACAAATACTCCCGGCTCAACATAAGTCCCTTTCCATTATATTTAATCTTTATTAACTTTACAGAAAACTTAATTTTTTCATATAATGTAATATGTACTGTGTGGAAACATATTTTTCATCGGTTCACTATACATCTATGTACATTGATGTTTAAAAGATTAGTAAAGTACGTATACTCTTACCTTTCTGCGTCCGAATCTATCAGCTTCGCTCTGAGTTTCCACATAAAGGTCAATTTTGTTTCCTTTTATAGCGCTGCCTATATCAGCTGCAACTGCATATCCATAGTCAGGAGTATCTCCTAATCCTTCGATATAAAGTCTTGTACCTAAGGGTATAACCTTAGGGTCAACTGCAACGATTCCCCTTTTAACCCTTACACCGGTATATGTAATACCAAATAGCGGATGATCGGGATGTTTTTTTGTAT
It includes:
- a CDS encoding Bax inhibitor-1/YccA family protein — encoded protein: MENFNNFNYDDNAIERKVALSAQMTRVFGWMFIGLLITGFTAMYTATSEAVLRLIFSGRFTFFAFLILELVFVWFISRRALEMDYGVAAAAFIMYSVLNGITLSVLFLVYTLSSIYLAFFMTAAFFGFMCIYGLVTKTDLTSLGSFLLMGLIGLILVSVVNYFFNSSAVEWVVSIAGVAIFLGLTAYDSQKIKEISLYYTGTEKERNIAIVGALILYLDFVNLFLYILRILGKRK
- a CDS encoding bacteriohemerythrin, with the translated sequence MAIEWRTSYEIGVKQIDMQHKALFDKINDLLEACNSNKGKEEVINTINFLGDYVVTHFADEEKLQRESGYPEYAGHKAAHDKFVKDYESLKTRFEQEGISLNFVFTVNKVIVDWLIKHIGNADKAFGDFLKAKG
- the rsmA gene encoding 16S rRNA (adenine(1518)-N(6)/adenine(1519)-N(6))-dimethyltransferase RsmA, which gives rise to MGLNTKELIRKYGIKLTKSLGQNFLTDYNIVSRIVDTAEITKDDMVIEIGPGIGSMTVELASRAGRVAAVEIDKNLIPALEENLREFSNVEIINRDIMKVSVKDITYSKQNMKLKVVANLPYYITTPIIMKLLEEEDNDIELMVFMVQKEVAQRMVAKPGGKDYGALSVAVQYYAQPEKVFDVPPHCFIPQPEVDSTVVKLKRNVIPPVILKDKDMFFKVVKAAFGQRRKTLLNALSNYTALNKTKEEVREILNAVNIDENVRGETLSIEQFAILSNEFFEKDI